The candidate division KSB1 bacterium genomic sequence TAGGAGTATGAGCATGAGAGAAAAACCTATCGGCCGTACGGCAGGCTGGTTTCAACATCCTGATAACTCACCAACTCATCGGCCGGTTCCGTGTGAATCGTCACCGTGGTGTTGCGCAGTTGCCGGCGAATTTCATTTTCAATCTGCTCGCACAATTCGTGCGCTTTGCTGACGCTCATGTCGCCAGGAACAAGCAAATGAAAATCAATAAAGCGTTGCGAACCAGACTTGCGGGTGCGCAGATTGTGATACACGAGCTTTTCTCCAACATACCGCCGCAACACTTCTTCAATAGCGGCAATCTCATGCGCCGGCAGACGAAAATCCATCAACCCGCGAAACGAGCGCCGCAGCAGATCAACGCCGGAAAAAATAATATTGCCGCCGACGGCGAACGCAATCAGCGGATCGATGATCATCCAGTCGGTCAATTTCACCACCAAAAGCGCGGCCAAAACTCCGAGCGTCGTCCACACATCGGTGAGCAGGTGTTTGGCGTCGGCTTCAATCGTGATCGAATCATATTCGCGACCGGCGCGCAGTAAAAGTTGCGCAACGGAAAAATTAGCCCCCGCCGCGGCAAGGCCGAGGCCCAAGCCGATATCGAGATCCGCCAACGGCATCGGCTGCAACAAACGTTGAACAGCCGAATAAATGATTCCCGCCGCCGCGACTAAAATGAGCGTTCCTTCCACCCCGCTCGAAAAATACTCGATCTTCTCATGGCCGTAGGGATGGCTGGCGTCTGCCGGCCGGCCCGCGATCATCAACGCCACAAAGGCAATCAGCGCCGCCACCAAGTTGACGATCGACTCCAAGGCATCCGACAGCAAGCCGACCGAGCCGGTGATCCAATACGCAGAAAATTTGATCGCCATCGTGATCAATGCCGCGTCAATAGAGAGATAGATGATGCGGTTTTTGGAGAATATGGCGTACATTTACCAGCTTCTCATTTCATGGCTTACTCATTACAAAATCTTCACGGCAATGGCACAAGCCACAGCGCCCTCGTCCGTCAATTTTTTGTTAGGGGGCGTGGCAACTGGCGACCTCTTACTTCATCCTGGAAGAAATATACCATCATTGCCTAGCCCTTGTCAACTACTAAATTTTTTATAAATATTTTTCTGTTACTGACCTGTCACAGGCTGCACCAGCAGGGTCAGGCTTCAATATTTTCTGCGAGATGCCTGCCACATGAACAAAATTTGAGGTTTACAAAAATGATTTATTGATTTGTATGACACTGGTGCGTATGTTATAAACAGCCAATACGGTGACGAGCCGACCGCTGTGGTCAAGCAGACCAGGGCGCGCAACGCCTTGATCGTTTTTCTTTTTCTCAGCGGCAGGCATTCTCTCAATATATCGCAAGCGGAGAGCAAAAGCTTTTTGCTTTTCTTGCGGCGCAATGGGCGCCAGCGTCATCGAAGTTCATCACCTCGATCCGCAAGAACGCTATCTTGCTTACATCCACGAAACAGCGGAACACATACTTAACCGGCAAGGCGGCCTCGAAGACGGCACGCTCGTGCGCGCGTTTCCCCCCAGTGGACGCTTTGGGCGGATGATCATTACTATCGCCGTTCGGCCCCGCTCAATGACATACACGGCATCGGCACAGTGCTGCTCGCTGGCGCCGAGATGCTGAAATTGCCACAATGACGGTTGAGAGATGGCCTTATGCCTCCGAACTGGTGTTTAAAAATGTCTGGACCCGGTCGAGGTGATACCACGCGCATGGCACTTGACACAAGTCATGCTTTTTTTATAATAATAAATACGCGTCGATCTGAACATGACTGCAAATGTCTTCGAAGGCCTTATCACAGAGGTTGTGCCGCCGATGGACGGCGGCAATTCCATTGGATTTTGAACAACGTTAATTCCATGAGCGTCGAGCTAAATTTCAATAATCACCAAGCCAATGTCGCGCCTGGCCGTTCACTTTTCGAATACGCGGAGTCATTGGGTATACGTGTTCCAACCTCGTGCCGCAAACAAGGCAAATGCAAAGAGTGCCTGGTTGAAATTATTGCGGGCATGGAATATCTTTCCGAGGCAGCGCCACCAGAAGATCATTTGCAAGGCAACTTCCGCCTTTCCTGCCAGTGCCGGATTACCGCCGACGCCGGCGTTGTCCACTGCCATACCATGCGGCGCGGCAACATGCGCATTGAAAGCCACGCCCTTCAACTTCCAGCTCATCAACAAAAGCTGCGGCTCGATCCGGCTGTAACTCGCGACGGCGATCGCATTTTTTTAGATGGCGAAGAAATCGACCGCCGAGAAGGCCCGATTCACGGGCTGGCCATGGATTTGGGAACGACAACGGTTGTTATCCGGCTTTTGAATTTGGAAACCGGAGAGGTCATCGCCGACGCGGCTTTTGAAAACCCGCAAAGGTTTGGCGGCGCCGAGGTTATGGCGCGGATTCAATATGACAGCGAGCACGGCGGCAAGCTGCTGCAACGGACGCTCGCCGGCTATTTGAGCCACGCCATCGAAGAATTTCCGGTCGATCCCCATTCAATTTACGAATTGATCGTCGCCGGAAATTCCACCATGCGCGATCTGTTCTTTCGGCTCAGTGTTTATTCAATCGGACAAAATCCTTATCAATCCATTACCGAGCTGGAGATGGCCGCCGGGCT encodes the following:
- a CDS encoding cation diffusion facilitator family transporter codes for the protein MYAIFSKNRIIYLSIDAALITMAIKFSAYWITGSVGLLSDALESIVNLVAALIAFVALMIAGRPADASHPYGHEKIEYFSSGVEGTLILVAAAGIIYSAVQRLLQPMPLADLDIGLGLGLAAAGANFSVAQLLLRAGREYDSITIEADAKHLLTDVWTTLGVLAALLVVKLTDWMIIDPLIAFAVGGNIIFSGVDLLRRSFRGLMDFRLPAHEIAAIEEVLRRYVGEKLVYHNLRTRKSGSQRFIDFHLLVPGDMSVSKAHELCEQIENEIRRQLRNTTVTIHTEPADELVSYQDVETSLPYGR